The Streptomyces sp. NBC_01439 genome contains the following window.
ACCTGACACCTGCCTCTGACGACCAGTTGGCGCACCTGCTCGCCGTGCTGATCCAGGGGCAGACCGAAGCCGCGGGATCGCACGGCGAGGGCAACGTCCGCACACCTTTCTCCCGTGAGAGCCTGCTGCGGCTCCTGCCCGAGGCCGGCTGGACGGACGACGGCAGCGAGCCGGTCAATACCGAAGAACTTCAGGACGGCGACTGGGAAATCGCAGCCTGCCTCGACCTGGTGGGAAGCGACGGGTGTCTGGCCACGCTGCCCGAGCCGGTACGACAGCTCGTCCTGAGTCAGACCGACGTTCTCCGAGCCATTGCCAAGCCGCACGGCAACCGCGCACTCGCCGCGTACTCGGTCACCGCGCACTGACACACGACCCAGCCGCTGGCCCGGGCTGCTCGCGATCCTGGGATGCACCTCTGTCCACCCCGCGCCCGCCCGGCCCGCCGGGGCTCGCCCACAGGGGGCGCGCAGGACCGCAAGCCCCCTAGACCCGCTGGCCGAGAGCGCGGTGTTCGCCGTGTGCGCTCTCGGCGACGTCGCCGGGCCCAACCGGTGGAGCAGCGCAGCCGTTGAGGACGCCGCCACCGGGCTGGAGGTACTCGCCGGGGCGCCCTCCGGGCTCAGTCCGGAGGCCGCCGAGCTCCTGGAGGTCATCCCGGCCGCCGTCGCCGCACTCTGCGAACGTGTCGAGCGCGGCACGGGTGGAAGCGGGAACCGTTCACACGTGGATGTGTGTCTCCGAGCGCACAGCGATACGTGTCCGGGCGGGTCCCGGCTCGATCCTCAGGGGGGATCTTGACTTCATCGCACCGTAGAAGACTGCGTGCACTGGCCGCTGGCGGCGTAGTGGCCCTGGCCGTCAGCGCCCTGACCGCCGTCCCGAGCAGCGCTGCCCCGCGGCCCGGCATACCCGAATCCGCCACCGTCCAGCCATTGGCCGGCCCGGCGGCGGATTCGGTCTCCGAGGCCGCTCCAGGCGGGGATCGCGAGTACCCGAGCGTCGTCCTGCCCGGCCGGGCCACGGGGCCGGCGCCGCTGGCCGCCGCCAAGCCGCGGCACGACGTCGACGGCGACGGCATCAGCGACATGATCGTCATGGAGTACGACCAGACCACGGCCGTCTACCTGTCGTCGATCAAGACCTGGAGCGAATACACGATCTTCAAGACCGACCCCGACCCCAGCGCCTCGTTCAAGGACCTGCTGCCGGTGGGCGACGTGGGCGGCACCACCAAGGCCGAGCTGCTCTCGCTCTCCTTCGACGGCGTGCTCACGCTCTACGAGGCCGGCCTGACGAGCACGTCGGCGCCGCTGTGGTCGGGCCGCGGCTGGCAGATCTACAACCGCGTCATGGCCACCGGGGATCTGACCGGGGACCGCCACCCCGACCTGCTGGCCCGCGACCATGCCGGCGACCTGTGGCTGTACACCGGCACCGGCACCGTCAGCAAACCCTTCAACGGCCGGGTCAAGGTCGGCTCGGGCTGGGGGATCTACGACCAGCTGGTCGGGGCCGGCGACGTCGACGGCGACGGCCTGGGCGATGTCCTCACCCGCACACTGAGCGGTGAGTTGTGGTTCCACAAGGGGGCCGGCAGCGCCACCGCCCCACTCAAGGCCCGCGTCAAGGTCAGCGACGGCTGGAACACCTACAACGTGATCACCGGCTCGGATGACGGCGACGGCGACGGCCTGAGCGACCTGCTCGCCCGCGACCGCGACGGCGTGGAGTACTGGTTCAAGTCGGTCGGCGGCGGCAAGTTCGCCGGACCCGCGTACTTCGGCAGTGGCTATGAGCTGAACAAGTTCATCGTCGGCGCGGGCACCACGCCGCTCTACGGCAAGGCGCAGAACCTCGGCACCGAAGCGGACAACGACCTCGCCAAGTACAGCGCCCTGGCCAACGGCGACTACCGGACGCCGCCGGTCTGGGCCGGCAAGGAGACGCCCGGCTCCCGCAACGCGTACGCCACCGGGCTCAACAGCCGCAACCACGCGACCTACGTGCAGAACATCGGCAGCGACCTGTACATCCAGGGCGAGCGGGTGAGCACGACGTGGAACTACACCGTGACGGTCGGCCCCGGCGACCTCACCGGCGACGGCAAGGGCGACCTCCTCAGCCGCGACTCCGGCGGCACCCTGTGGCTCCACCCCGGCGACGGTGCACTGGTCACCAAGTTCGGCGCGCGCATCAAGGTGAGCACCGGCTGGAACGGCTACGACGCGCTCGTCGGCGCGGGCGACTACTCCGGCGACGGACGGCCCGACCTGCTCGCTCGGGACACCTCCGGCCGCCTGTTCCTCTTCAAGGGGACGGGCACGGCCGCCGCGCCGTTCGCCGCCCGGGAGCAGGTGGGCAGCGGCTTCGACCAGTACGACAAGCTGTTCGTCCCGGGTGACATCGACGGCGACAGCAAGGGTGACCTGCTCTGCCGGCTCCCGAACGGCGTCGTGTACCGATACTCATCGACGGGCAAGACCGGCACCGCGACGTTCGCCGCCCGGGTGAAGTTCGGCACCGGTTGGGACCTCTATAAGAACATCGTCTGAAATTCTGCGGCCCGGCCGCTCGATCGCGCGGCAGCGACGGCACGGGCCCGTCTACCGGCATCAAGTCCGGCTGGAACGGGCCCGTATCGGGCTGCTGGAGACCCTTGATGCCCGCCTGGCCCAGGCCCACGGCGGGGAACCGGGCCACCTGGGCTTCCTCCAGGTCCTGTGTCAGGACGAGAGAACCCGCCGAGAGATCGTCACCTTGCAACGGCGGCTGAGCCGGACGAAGTTCGAGCAGCAGGGCGCCCGCGCGTCACGCACACCGGCCAGCACCACCGTTCCGGCCGGCAGGCTCAAGGAGAAGGCGACGGTCTCACGCCCGGCCCGGTCGGCCCACAGCCGGGACGTGGACGCGGGTCGCGCGGTCCGCGGCGTGGTCAGGGCGTTCAGGGTCGCGTCCACGAGACGGCCCACCAGGGCCGTTCCGGTGGCCTGCTTCCAAGGGGTGTCGGCCGTCAGACGGTTCAGGCGCAGGGCGACGGTGTGTGCGCTCGCTCCGTCCCAGTGCTCAGGCTCAGGCCTGTGACCGCGGCCGGCTGCACTGAGCGCAGGAACTCCCGTGTGAGGATCCCGTTGAGGGCCCGTGGCACCTCAAGCGCTTCCCTGAGCGGGGCCAGGCGCTCGATGGCAACGGTTTCCGGGACGAAGTCGGACCCTATCGGGTCGGCCGCCGGTGCCTGAGTCAGCATGCCGCGGTGGCGCGCCTCCCGGATGAGGTCGTCCGGGACGTGTGGAAGACGTGGACGCTGTGACGGCCGCTTCCTGTCTCCCCCTCCCCGGGGAGGGGGAGACAGGGCGTGGTTAGAGTGCGGGGCGGACCGTTCAGGTCCGTTCGCGCTCTGGGGGGTTTTCGCGTGTCCGAGTACCGTCTCGTCTTCTCCGCCGCACTGGTCACGGCTGGCTACCTGCTGCTCTCCGCCTGCGGAGGCACCCCCGCACCCGGCGACGCCGGCCACCCGACGGACGGCACGCGCACCTCCGCCGCGCCCGCCCCCTCGAAGCCGGCGCCCACCGCTGCGTTGCCGACGCCGAGGGCGGCGGGCGAGGTACCGGATACCGCGCGACTGGTGGATCTGGCTCTGCAGCCGGGCGAGACCGCCGGGGTCCGGGAGGACGGGAGCAGCACCCGCAGCCTGGACGAGGTCGAGGTGAGGCCGCTGTCCCCGACCGAACTGTCGGCCCCATGTACCGCCATGTGGGGTCTGCTCGGCCAGCGGGGCGCCCACGCCGCCGTCTCCCAGACCTTCGACACCGAGGAGGCGGGGAGTCCGACGGTCAACTTCCTGTCGTCCTACGCGGGGACCGATGCCGTGACGGTCTTCGGCCGGCTGCGCACGGCACTCGCGGGCTGTCCATCGGTGGAGGAGGACGGCCGCACGGTGACGATTCGGTACGAAGACCTCGACACGGTGGGTTTCCCTGAGGACACCCTGCGCATCCGGATGACCATGACCGATGCGGGCTCCACCAGCCCCGCCGAGGTCATCGACCGCATCGTGGCCCGGGTCGGCGTGTGCGTCACCGACCTCTCGGCGACGGGGGCGGAACCTTACCTGGGTGTCTCCGAGACGCCCGTCCTGCGCCAGGTCGACCGTCTTCGGGCCGCTCAGGGACTCTGAACCCGGTGTACGGCCCAGCGGTCGGTGCCTTCCGTCTTGATGCCGCGTTCGCGGTGACGGCCTGGTGGACCCCGGCCGTCATCCGCCGTCATCCAGTCCCGTCTGCGGCAGGGACACCCCGAGATCGACACGGCACGCTACGGCACGCTGCAGACCGGCGGGCCATCCGCGGCCAGTCCGCGCCCTGCATCAGCACGGCCAGGACATTGCCGCCGAAGTGACCGCGGCCGGCCGGCCACGTCGGCCCGTGAGGGATCGGCGGACCGTGCGTGACCGGTCCGCGCCGAACCACCGAAAACCGTGACGCCCCTTGCCCGCGCCCCGGACCTGTACGGGCCCGGTCAGACGCCGACAGGCCACACCTCGCCAAGGCGTTCCTCCAGCTCGCGCACGAACCCCCGGAGCCTGGCCGTACCCCCGTACATGTCCCCGGCCCCCACGTGGCCCGTCTCAGCGTCGTAGTGCACGTGAGCCTGGCCGTAGCTGCGCCTGGACCGGGACCGGATCCTCAGTTCCGCGGCGAAGCCGTTGACGGAGGCGACCTTGATGTCGCCTCTGCCCGAGGCGACCTCGCGCACGATGGCGGCGAACTCGGCTTCCGGGGCCCGCTCCCGCTCTGGCGCCTCGTCGGTGGCGGGCGGTTGCCCGCCACCGCGCCTGCCGAGCAGAGCGAACGCGCCGACGGCGAGGGCCCCCACAGCGATCGTCTTGGCGACTTTCGTGGCGCGCCGCCGGGCGGTCGGGGGGACCTCGCCGTCCTCGGCGGTGTGGGGCTGATCGGGCATGGTGCGGCCGCCTTCCGGTACCGGAGAGCCGTCAGGGTAGCGGCCGCCGGTGCCGGAGCGGAGGCACAGGTGAGAGATCCTCAGGACGGCCGGAGGATCATCGGGAGGTTTGCTGCTTCCGCGCCAGCGACCTCAGCCGCAGCGTGCGAATGGTGCCCAGGGACGGGCCGGTGCGGGGTGGGCTTGGATCTGCCGATCGCTCCAGCCGTACTGCTCCTCGGAGACGACGAGTACGGCACCACACCCGAGCCCTGCTCTGCCTCGCGAGACGACGGGCCGATGTGCTCTTCGCGTGCTCCGCGACGGCACCCTCTACGAACCGAGACCCGCCACGTCAGCCCGATCGCCAAGGGCGTGCCTCGCCCGAGCCCACACCTGCTCGAACTCTTCAACGAAGAGCTCATCGGCATCCAGTTCGTCCTCCCAGCCGTCAAAGACCCTGCCGTCCGCCAGAACTCCGTACTGCTGCTCATACCGGCTCATCGCCGCCCGATCGCAGTGATCCCGCAGATGTAGCACCTCCTTCAGGGACGCGGCCGTCACCGGTCGCGAGTCCACCCCCCGAATCTCAACCTGACGGACCGCCCAGCCCTCACCATCCGCCTCGAAGTACTGCCACAGATCCTCATCCTCGTCATAGGCACGGAACCAGATCTTCATGGCGCCATCCTCGCCCCACCGCCTTGACCAAACCCATAGGGGCCCCGGAGCGGTGTGCGCCCCAGTCCCCCGACGACCAGGAACGCCACCGGTTCCGCTCCCTGGCTCCGGACCCTGGACGCGGGGGGACTTCTTGTTGTGAACTGGGGCGCCGGACGACGAGTCCACCGATGCGGCACAGAAACGGTGGTTGTCGGGCGCGGTCCAATCGGCGCCGTATCGGTACGACGCGTCCGGGGACAGCGGGAGCCACTTCGCCGGATCCTGATCGACCTTGCTCCTGCTCGACCTGGCCGTCACCGCCACTGGGAGAGCCGCCTGACCCTGGTGGTGCGCGTACGCCTCACCCATCGCGCCGCGCGCCGCGCTGCCGTCCGTGCGGAAGTGCCGGAGCCCCTGTGGCCGGACGCGCGGAGAGCCGGTCCTGAAGGGCCGGCCTCCTGCTTCGTGCTCAGATGGTGCGACGGTTGCCCTGGTCGTCGCAGGGCAGTTCGGTGGCCGGATGGTTGGCGGTGAAGTCGCGGGTGGCCTGCCGTTCGGCTTCGGTGATCGCGGTCGGTTCGACGTTGATGATGCCGCCGAAGGGCCGGTCGACGTCCTTGATGATGCACAGGGTCGTGGTCAGCAGTGCGGTGATCACCACCAGGGTGATCACCTGGCCGCGGTTGTTCCTGCGGGGCAGGCAGATACCGAGGCCGATGACGGTGATGGTCAAGGTGGCGAGCAGGAACCAGAGGATGGCGCTGGGGATGCTGGCGGTGGCCTGGGTCAGGCGTTCCTCTCGTTCGTCGGAGCGCTTGTTGTCGGCGGCGATCAGCATGCCGAAGACGGGCTGTCCCTGTAGGTCGCGGAAGGCCTGCCGGAAGTCGGTCGACCAGACGCTGGGGGCGGGCGAGCCGTCTCCTTCGGCCATGGCGGGCCACTCCTGGGTGCGGACCGCGCGGGCGTAGCAGGCGGCGTCGGCCTGGATGCGTGCCCGCTGGGCCGCGGGCGCGTACTCGGCGGTCTCGACGAGCTGGTCGAGTGCGCGGGCTTCGCCGCGGGAGGCGACCTCGGCCTTGCCGTAGGAGCCGTTGGCCGTGACCAGGACGAACGCGAGGAGCAGGACGGTGAGGGTCAGCAGGGGCCCGACGAGGTCCTTGACGGCCATGCCGGTGTCGTCGTCCTCGTTGAGCAGCCGCGGCCGCAGGAATCGGTTCGCAGCCAGACCGGCGAGCAGGGCGGCGGCGGCGACGGCGATGACGAGCAGCACGAACAGGCACCTTTCAGCAGGGCCAGGGGCCTCGGGCGACCCCGGCGTGCGCGCTGAGCACGTCGTCACCAGCAGCGCCTCGGAACGAGGGAATCGTTCATTCGCCTTCTCACGGGGGAGGCTCGTTGGGCTGTGCGGCGGACGGTGCCCGCGCCACAGCATGGTCGGGTACCGCTCGCCCGTGGCGGAGAGGACGTTCCCGCAGGTCGCACGGCGACTCCCGCACCCGCTATCCCGGGAACCGCACCCGGGGCCGGGCGACCGGCCCGGGCCTGGGGTCATGCGGACACAGGTGACCGCGGGGACCGCCACGGCGCCGAGCAGCAGCGCCCACATGACCGGGCCGCGCAGCCCGGCCCATGGGCCGCCGTAGTGGTGGACGGTCCAGCCCGTGCGGTCAGCGCGTGGAGGGTCGCTTCCACAACCAGCAACACCATCGGGGAGTGCGTGGCCGCGTGCGCCTTCCGATGCTCCAGCGCGCGGGCCCGGTCGCCGAGGTCGAGGTCGAGGTCGCGGGGGACGTCCAGCCGTCGGTCGGCGACGGCCGCCCGCGGGTGCGCGGCGGCCGACAACCACGACCGTGCCGGGCCGCCAGGCGCGCCTGATTCAGCGGTTGCTGACTACTCGCTGGAATCCGGCCTGCGGCAGGAGGCGCACGCCGCGACCCCGACCTTGCATCAGACGCTCCGGCAGGGATCATGTGTCATATTTCGGACACATCTCCCGACGGAAGGCATGTCATGAAGTTCGCGGTCATGGGCGGTACCGGGCTGATCGGGTCGCAGGTCGTCACGAACCTGAACGCCGCTGGGCACGAGGCGGTGCCGCACTCGCAGTCCACCGGAGTCGACGTCATCAGCGGCCAGGGACTGGACGACGCGGTGGCGGGAGCCGACGTCATCGTCAACCTGACGAACTCCCCGACCTTCGACGAAGCCTCCCTCTCCTTCTTCCGGACCTCCATGGACAACCTGCTGGCCGCGGGCGAGAAGGCCGACGTGCGCCACTTCGTCATTCTCTCGATCGTCGGCGTGGACCAGGTGCCGGAGCTGGACTACTACCGGGCCAAGGCGCTCCAGGAGGACATCCTCACGGCCGGATCGATCCCCTACTCGATCGTGCGCGCGACACAGTTCATGGAGTTCGTCGACGCGATCCTGTCCTGGACCACCGACGGCGACACCGTCCGGCTGCCCGCCACGCCGATCCAGCCGATCGCCTCCAGGGACGTGGCTGCCTCGGTCGCAGAAGTCGCTGCGGGCGCCCCGCTGGGGGGCATTCGCAGCATCGCCGGACCCGAGGTCTTCTCCCTGGACGAGTTGGGCCGGTTCACCCTGTCCCACAAGTCCGACGGCCGCACCGTCGTCACCGACCCCACCGCCGGCATGTTCGCCGTCGTCAAGGGAGACGTCCTCACCGACAAGGACGCCCACCTCGCCCCCACCCGCTACGCCGACTGGCTCGCCTGAACCTTCCCCGAACTACGGGCGAGCACCTGTTTCCGGGTGGGCTACCTGAACGGTTCCGCCGCTGGTCGGCGGACGGGACCCGGGACCGGCTCCTGACCCACCTCAACAAGGGCTACTCGTCCCGCAAGATCCACACCTACCTACGGAAACGCGGCACCGCCTGCACCATCCAACGGCTCGACATCGTAACGGCGCGGCCCTGACGTCGAGGACCGCGCCGCTTGATCGCTTCCTGGACCCGGTGACCGGTCGGTTGGAGGTTCTCAGCTCTGCTTGATCGCGGAGATGTCGAATTCCAGAACGACCTTGTCGCCGACCAGGACGCCGCCGCCTTCCAGGGCTGCGTTCCAGGTGATGCCGAACTCCTTGCGGGAGACGGTCACCGAGCCTTCCAGGCCGACCCTCAGGTTGCCGTAGGGGTCGACGGCGTTGCCGGTGTACTCGAAGTCGATGGTGACCGGCTTGGTGGTGTCCTTGATCGTGAGGTCGCCGGTGACCCGGTAGTCGGTGTCGGACTTCACCTCGACCTTGGTGGTGCGGAAGGCGATTTCGGGGAAGTTCGGCGCGTCCAGGAAGTCGTTGGTGCGCAGGTGCTGGTCGCGCTGCTCGACGCCGGTATCGATGCTCTCGGTCTTGATCATCACCTCGCCGGTGGACTTGGCCGGGTCGCCGCCGTCCAGGTGCGCGGCGCCTTCGAACTGGTGGAAGGCACCGCGCACCTTCGTGACCATGGCGTGGCGTGCGACGAACCCGATGCGGGTGTGTGCCGGGTCGAGGACGTAGTCCCCCGTGAGCTCGGGGAGCGGGACGGTCATGAGCAGCTACCTCCGTAGGATCACGACCCGACGACGGCCCGCCCGGATCGCTCCCGATTCACGCTAAGGGGCCAGGCGCTCCCGACCTCGCCGAACGCGCGCAGTTGCAGCGGATTACACCCTGACCGATGGCCCTGGATCGCAGCCTCGCCGCGACCGGCCTCGTTCTCGGTCCACGAGCGATGCCTGTTCGAAAACTGCATTCGAAGGGGAGCCCGCTAGCCTTGCCGACTGACCTCCAGCGTCGGATTGGGATCGAACCTGTTCGTGTTTTCCCAGTTCACCGGATGCGCGGGGGGCCCGATCCTGTGCTTGGAGATCGTCTTGCTTGGTCTGCCGTGCCGTCCGACAAATGCCTTGTGTTTGTCGTGGCGGGCAGAGATACATGCCGCGGCCTGGCCCGAACCATGGCTCCGGACGTTCTTCGGGAGTTATAGGTGGCCTGCGCAGCCGTACCGGACCGGGGTAGAAGGCAGAGCTGTTGGGGCCAGCCATGTCTTCGCCGATGAGGTAGCGGTAGAGCCGTTCGGCGAAGCTCATGTCGTTCCTCGCCCAGCCGCCCCCGCCGTCGTCGATCAGGAGCCACGGGGCGCTGCCGTCCGCCTCGACGAGGAAGAGGGATTCGCCCCGGTCCGTACTCGCGATCGGCCACAGCCCGTCGCGGGTGCCGAAGCTCAATTCTGCGCGCCCACGCAGCAGGCGCGGGCCTCGTCCGGATCGAGGCCCTCCCAGGGCACCTCAGAGCAGGCGCGGGCCGTTTCTCGTATCCATTGCCCAAGGTTCCATCCGCTGGAGCTTCCGTCCCTCGTGCCCCGTTAGCCTCCGGGCCCTGACCGGTGGTGCCATCCCGCCCCCCTGCTGGTTGGAAGTAGTCGCTTCCAACCAGCGCAACGAGCAAACCGGCAAACCCATGCGGTCAGAGCACTAGCCGACGGTGTCGTCGCAGACGGGCTTCGGTGGGGCCTTCCCGATCACGCTCCGCCAGTAGTCGGCCTCCCCGGCCGCACCGCGGTGTGCGGGCTGGATCAGGGTTGCGAACGTCGTCGTCCCCGGCCTGGCCTCCAGGTCGCCGGGGCCGATGGCGACCACGTAACGCTCCCCCGGCTTCATCATCACCTCTCGGTTGGAGGTGCCTACCTTGAAGGAGCCGGGTGTCCCGCCGGGTTCCACCCGCTGGGACACCCCGATGCTCGGGGCGAACTTCCCCTTCATCGTCTCCACGATCCGTACCGGCGTCGTGACGAGGTCGGGGTTCTCGGCGCCGACGGCCTGCGGATCGTGCGCGGCCCCGCCGACGGCCTCCACCACGGCGATGCCCTGGGCGCTGGTCGCAACCTCAACATCCGTGCCGCCGGACGGGGTCCCGCACAGGCTCTCCGTGTGCGAGGTGCCGCTGCTCTCCCAGACGTACCAAGCGCCGCCCAGGAGCACGGCGGCCGCGGTCCCGGCCAGTGCCCACGTCCTCACGTTCATGATCCGTCCTGCTGCTGTTGCGGCGAAGGGGGCCTGGGAGATCTCCTCACTGTCGGAGACCCGTGTGTAACCAACGTCCGGCAGATTCCTACCTAGCCAAGGGCTGTCCCGCAATCCCCGGCGGGCGCGCGGCGGACTACGGGAGAGCCCTTAGCGGGGGGCCGGTACCGGGTTGCGCGCTCGACAAAGGTCGCCTCACGGTGTTGCGGCGGACGCGCCGACTCGCGCAGCGCGGCGCCCGGATCGGTCGGCTACGGGGCGTGCGGTCGGTCAGCGGTGGTGATCCGGCGTCGACGACCTCGCCCCGGTCGGCCCCGCCCGACGGTCCGGCGCACCGACCGCACTGGACCAGCCCTTAGGGTTTACCCATGAGCTTGACAGCAGGTCACGAGGGAGGAGCCCTGCCCGGTCCGATGGCATCGGCGCAGGGTTGGCAGGCGCCGAGCGCGGTCGAGCGGGGGCTGTACGAGGCGAAGGCGCGCGGCGACTGGCCCGCGTACTACGACCTCGTCGCACGGGCCGACCTGTACATGATGCAGTCGCGGGCGTACGTCGACGCGAACGCGGGCAACACCCGCTTCCACCCCTACTGGAACCCTCAGACCCAGAGCATATGCCTGGCCGTCTACACCGGCGGCATGCTCCCGCCGCCCGTCGCCGACCCGGTCTACAACTGCTACGACCTGGGCTGGTTCGCGGAAGTGTGGAACCAGAACGACCCGCCCTACCTCGTCGTCAACCCCGGCAGCCCCTGCGAGGGCGTCCTGCCGGCCGGGCCGGAGGGCCGCGCCCTGTGGCAGCGTCACTCCGCCCCGGTCGAACGGCCGGGGCTGGCCCGAGACGTCGTCCACACCCTGGAGGTGGGCGGCCCCCGCAGCGGCTCCGTCGCCTTCGGTCTCGCGGCCGGAGCGCACATCAACGTGCACAACGGGCGCTACTGGAACTCGATGGCCTACCACGGCTGCGGCTACCGCGACGAAAAGCGCACTCTGGAACGCTGGTGGGGCGTCACCACCCGCGGAGACTGGCAGGACACGCAGGAACAGCTGCTGCAAGCCGGGATGGTCAGCCAGGTCTGGGAGTCCGTCCTGCAACTTCGCCGCGCCATGGCCCTGGACTTCGCGGGCCCCGTCGACGTCGAACACTGGCGCCAGGCCGCGGAAAACGTGGTGCGTCGGCGCGCCGAGGCCGCCGCCGCACCCCGCCTGACCGCGGACGGCGTCACCCCGGGCCGCACCGTCACCACCGCTGAGTTGGAGGGCCAGGTGACCGGCCGTCAGCGGCTGATCGGCCGCATCGCCCGCTACGAGGCGCGGTTCCGCGCCGACGGCCTGCTGCCCGAGGGCGGCTTCGTCCGGAGCGTCGAGGCCTGGGACTACGGCCGGGCCTCCGGCATGGCGCGCTGGGGACTCGCCGCGCGCCTGTGCTCCCTACAGGAGGCGGAGGCGGCCGTGGTCCGGGCTGGCCGTCTCGCCCAGCTCAACTACCGCTCGTGGGAGGACTTCTCGGCCGCCTACATCCTGGGCCGCTGCCTCCACTTCGACGAGGAGGAGTTCGGCGAGTGGTACGAGACGGTCCTCGCGACCCACCGTGTCCTGACCACGGACCCGGCCAGCCCGTGGCGCACGCTTGACTGGACCTGAGGATCAGGCTTCAGCACCGCAGTTCGGCGCCGGCGGATGCCTCGTCACGCCTCTGCCGTCGACGCCCGCCTCGCGGGCGACCGTGACCGGTTGCGGTGATCGACCACGGCGGCGTACGGATCACGCAG
Protein-coding sequences here:
- a CDS encoding FG-GAP repeat domain-containing protein, yielding MTSSHRRRLRALAAGGVVALAVSALTAVPSSAAPRPGIPESATVQPLAGPAADSVSEAAPGGDREYPSVVLPGRATGPAPLAAAKPRHDVDGDGISDMIVMEYDQTTAVYLSSIKTWSEYTIFKTDPDPSASFKDLLPVGDVGGTTKAELLSLSFDGVLTLYEAGLTSTSAPLWSGRGWQIYNRVMATGDLTGDRHPDLLARDHAGDLWLYTGTGTVSKPFNGRVKVGSGWGIYDQLVGAGDVDGDGLGDVLTRTLSGELWFHKGAGSATAPLKARVKVSDGWNTYNVITGSDDGDGDGLSDLLARDRDGVEYWFKSVGGGKFAGPAYFGSGYELNKFIVGAGTTPLYGKAQNLGTEADNDLAKYSALANGDYRTPPVWAGKETPGSRNAYATGLNSRNHATYVQNIGSDLYIQGERVSTTWNYTVTVGPGDLTGDGKGDLLSRDSGGTLWLHPGDGALVTKFGARIKVSTGWNGYDALVGAGDYSGDGRPDLLARDTSGRLFLFKGTGTAAAPFAAREQVGSGFDQYDKLFVPGDIDGDSKGDLLCRLPNGVVYRYSSTGKTGTATFAARVKFGTGWDLYKNIV
- a CDS encoding DUF1266 domain-containing protein, yielding MSLTAGHEGGALPGPMASAQGWQAPSAVERGLYEAKARGDWPAYYDLVARADLYMMQSRAYVDANAGNTRFHPYWNPQTQSICLAVYTGGMLPPPVADPVYNCYDLGWFAEVWNQNDPPYLVVNPGSPCEGVLPAGPEGRALWQRHSAPVERPGLARDVVHTLEVGGPRSGSVAFGLAAGAHINVHNGRYWNSMAYHGCGYRDEKRTLERWWGVTTRGDWQDTQEQLLQAGMVSQVWESVLQLRRAMALDFAGPVDVEHWRQAAENVVRRRAEAAAAPRLTADGVTPGRTVTTAELEGQVTGRQRLIGRIARYEARFRADGLLPEGGFVRSVEAWDYGRASGMARWGLAARLCSLQEAEAAVVRAGRLAQLNYRSWEDFSAAYILGRCLHFDEEEFGEWYETVLATHRVLTTDPASPWRTLDWT
- a CDS encoding SDR family oxidoreductase — translated: MKFAVMGGTGLIGSQVVTNLNAAGHEAVPHSQSTGVDVISGQGLDDAVAGADVIVNLTNSPTFDEASLSFFRTSMDNLLAAGEKADVRHFVILSIVGVDQVPELDYYRAKALQEDILTAGSIPYSIVRATQFMEFVDAILSWTTDGDTVRLPATPIQPIASRDVAASVAEVAAGAPLGGIRSIAGPEVFSLDELGRFTLSHKSDGRTVVTDPTAGMFAVVKGDVLTDKDAHLAPTRYADWLA
- a CDS encoding YceI family protein, which encodes MTVPLPELTGDYVLDPAHTRIGFVARHAMVTKVRGAFHQFEGAAHLDGGDPAKSTGEVMIKTESIDTGVEQRDQHLRTNDFLDAPNFPEIAFRTTKVEVKSDTDYRVTGDLTIKDTTKPVTIDFEYTGNAVDPYGNLRVGLEGSVTVSRKEFGITWNAALEGGGVLVGDKVVLEFDISAIKQS
- a CDS encoding bestrophin-like domain; translation: MLLVIAVAAAALLAGLAANRFLRPRLLNEDDDTGMAVKDLVGPLLTLTVLLLAFVLVTANGSYGKAEVASRGEARALDQLVETAEYAPAAQRARIQADAACYARAVRTQEWPAMAEGDGSPAPSVWSTDFRQAFRDLQGQPVFGMLIAADNKRSDEREERLTQATASIPSAILWFLLATLTITVIGLGICLPRRNNRGQVITLVVITALLTTTLCIIKDVDRPFGGIINVEPTAITEAERQATRDFTANHPATELPCDDQGNRRTI